Proteins found in one Alphaproteobacteria bacterium genomic segment:
- a CDS encoding cytochrome c1 — MRSLFIGLVVAAMAVPALAAEEAHSPPAREWSFEGIFGAYDRAAAQRGFLVYDQVCAACHALQYVHYRSLQEIGFSEDQVREIAAARFITDGPDETGEMFQRPGRPSDAFFQPFANEEAARFANGGAAPPNLSTIVKARHGGADYLYALLTGYEDPPADLTMQAGMNYNSYFAGGQIAMAPPLFEGMVDYADGTQATVEQMASDVSTFLTWASHPELEARKSMGLKVILFLLVLSALVYATKRKVWRQIH, encoded by the coding sequence ATGCGTTCTCTCTTCATTGGTCTGGTGGTGGCCGCGATGGCAGTTCCGGCGCTGGCCGCGGAAGAGGCCCATTCGCCGCCGGCCCGGGAATGGTCATTCGAGGGGATCTTTGGCGCCTACGACCGGGCCGCCGCCCAGCGCGGTTTTCTGGTCTATGATCAGGTGTGCGCCGCCTGTCACGCGCTGCAGTATGTGCACTATCGCAGCCTGCAGGAGATCGGTTTCAGCGAGGATCAGGTGCGCGAGATCGCGGCGGCCCGATTCATCACCGACGGGCCGGACGAAACCGGTGAGATGTTCCAGCGGCCGGGCCGTCCGTCCGACGCCTTTTTTCAGCCTTTCGCCAATGAGGAAGCGGCGCGCTTCGCCAATGGCGGGGCGGCGCCACCGAATCTCTCCACCATCGTTAAGGCGCGTCATGGCGGGGCCGACTATCTGTACGCCCTTCTGACCGGATATGAGGATCCGCCGGCCGACCTCACCATGCAGGCGGGCATGAACTACAACAGCTATTTCGCGGGCGGCCAGATCGCCATGGCGCCGCCGCTGTTTGAGGGCATGGTGGACTATGCCGACGGTACGCAAGCAACCGTCGAGCAGATGGCCAGCGACGTCTCCACCTTCCTGACCTGGGCCTCACATCCGGAACTGGAAGCTCGCAAGTCCATGGGGCTCAAGGTCATTCTCTTCCTGCTGGTGCTGTCGGCCCTGGTCTACGCGACAAAACGCAAGGTCTGGCGACAGATCCACTAG
- a CDS encoding VOC family protein: protein MADPIKGIDHVVISVTDAAGAAEAFTRLGFTVSPAGRLSGTRLGTEGRGIMFQRNHIALIAPEAGRKDQPEGLALVAIGTTDMAALPVEVEESYEVVRITELPEGPAETRLCMGRVGDNVMPGLVAQFVQRLSDEAQRRADWLSHPNGAAAIQSITTLVQDPEDLMGAYDRLFGEGAATRSDSMVTVNTGDGLLVFATPNSFRNLHPDVEISRRQKLPRMAAITFTVSDPGVTAKVLAGRGIDYTREADGSVRVAPEDASGVLLYFARG from the coding sequence ATGGCCGACCCTATCAAAGGCATCGATCATGTGGTGATCAGCGTCACCGACGCCGCCGGCGCGGCGGAGGCATTTACGCGGCTGGGCTTTACGGTATCGCCGGCCGGTCGCCTGTCCGGCACACGGCTAGGCACCGAAGGCCGCGGCATCATGTTTCAGCGCAACCACATCGCCCTGATCGCGCCAGAGGCCGGGCGCAAGGATCAGCCCGAGGGCCTGGCTCTGGTGGCTATCGGTACCACCGACATGGCGGCGTTGCCGGTGGAGGTCGAGGAGTCCTATGAGGTGGTTCGCATCACCGAGTTGCCGGAGGGTCCGGCTGAGACGCGCCTGTGCATGGGGCGGGTCGGCGACAATGTGATGCCCGGCCTGGTGGCGCAGTTCGTCCAGCGTCTGTCCGATGAAGCGCAACGCAGGGCCGATTGGCTATCCCATCCCAACGGCGCCGCGGCCATCCAGTCCATCACCACCCTGGTGCAGGATCCCGAAGACCTCATGGGCGCCTATGACCGGTTGTTTGGCGAAGGCGCGGCAACCCGTTCCGATTCCATGGTGACCGTCAACACCGGCGACGGCCTGCTGGTCTTCGCCACGCCCAATTCGTTCCGCAACCTGCATCCGGATGTGGAAATCAGCCGCCGGCAAAAGCTGCCGCGCATGGCCGCCATCACCTTTACCGTCAGCGATCCTGGTGTGACCGCCAAGGTGCTGGCCGGACGGGGAATCGACTATACGCGCGAGGCCGATGGCAGTGTCCGGGTCGCACCGGAGGACGCCTCCGGCGTTCTGTTGTATTTCGCCCGCGGCTGA
- the hemF gene encoding oxygen-dependent coproporphyrinogen oxidase, translating to MVEESPPADAATLDSRKTAASTWFASLRDSICQTFEALEDELTGGNTADQPAGRFSRRTWTRDTGGTDHSDPSTAGGGGGTIAIMHGRVFEKVGVNISTVHGTFSEEFRQRIPGAADDGRFWASGISLVAHMQSPFVPAVHMNTRFLVTRKSWFGGGADLTPMTPDDEDTAAFHQALETACARHDSAYYPRYKAWCDDYFFLKHRNETRGVGGIFYDYLASGDWAADMAFTRDVGSAFHQVYPTIIRRHMNRPWTEEDREHQLRRRGRYVEFNLLYDRGTVFGLKTGGNVDAILMSLPPMASWP from the coding sequence ATGGTGGAGGAATCCCCGCCCGCCGACGCCGCCACGCTGGACAGCCGGAAGACCGCCGCCAGTACCTGGTTCGCCAGCTTGCGCGACTCCATCTGCCAGACCTTTGAGGCGCTGGAAGACGAGCTGACTGGCGGCAACACCGCCGACCAGCCGGCCGGGCGGTTCTCCCGCCGCACCTGGACACGCGATACCGGCGGTACGGACCATAGCGACCCGTCAACGGCCGGCGGCGGTGGTGGCACCATAGCAATCATGCACGGCCGCGTCTTCGAGAAGGTCGGCGTCAATATCTCCACCGTCCATGGCACCTTCTCGGAGGAGTTCCGCCAGCGGATCCCGGGCGCCGCCGACGACGGCCGCTTCTGGGCCAGCGGCATATCTCTTGTCGCCCACATGCAATCGCCGTTCGTCCCGGCCGTCCACATGAACACGCGGTTCCTGGTGACTCGCAAGAGCTGGTTCGGCGGCGGCGCCGACCTGACGCCGATGACGCCTGACGATGAAGACACCGCCGCCTTTCATCAGGCGCTTGAGACGGCCTGTGCGCGCCATGATTCGGCCTATTATCCGCGCTATAAAGCATGGTGTGATGACTATTTCTTTCTCAAACACCGCAACGAGACGCGTGGCGTCGGCGGTATTTTTTATGACTATCTGGCCAGCGGCGACTGGGCTGCCGACATGGCCTTTACCCGCGATGTGGGCAGCGCCTTCCACCAGGTCTACCCGACCATCATCCGCCGCCACATGAACCGGCCATGGACAGAAGAAGACCGGGAACACCAGCTCCGCCGACGCGGTCGCTATGTGGAGTTCAATCTGCTCTATGATCGCGGCACGGTCTTCGGTCTGAAGACCGGCGGCAATGTCGACGCCATTCTGATGAGCCTGCCGCCAATGGCGAGCTGGCCCTGA
- a CDS encoding DUF58 domain-containing protein — translation MSSGAARTVLDAQALGDTLPGLVIAARRIAANVAFGVHGRRRPGSGESFWQFRRYGPGDPARAIDWRRSARTRTLYVREREWAVAATVRLWRDTSPSMDYASGDDLPSKARRAEVLLLALASLLLRGGERVALLGRSGPALAGQFAMPRLAEHLTASAVAPSTTDNGAQTSALAGLPVATPLPAGCDVLLIGDFLDDLSAIEDRLGQFAAMGARCHLVHILDPAEELLPFSGRTRFQGLENEGALLVGRAESLQEPYRRTMAARMDSLVAMARHHGWTYTRHRTDHRPEPALLALSMALAGD, via the coding sequence ATGAGCAGCGGGGCGGCGCGCACCGTTCTGGACGCTCAGGCCCTGGGTGACACCCTGCCCGGGCTGGTGATTGCCGCCCGGCGCATCGCCGCCAATGTGGCGTTTGGCGTGCACGGCCGGCGGCGGCCCGGCAGCGGTGAGTCTTTCTGGCAGTTTCGCCGATACGGGCCGGGGGATCCGGCGCGCGCCATCGACTGGCGGCGCTCGGCCCGCACCCGCACACTCTATGTGCGCGAACGGGAATGGGCGGTCGCCGCCACCGTTCGCCTGTGGCGCGACACGTCACCGTCCATGGATTATGCCTCCGGCGACGACCTGCCGAGCAAGGCGCGGCGCGCGGAAGTCCTGCTTCTGGCGCTGGCCAGCCTGCTGCTTCGCGGCGGCGAGCGGGTCGCTCTATTGGGTCGCAGCGGCCCGGCGCTGGCCGGCCAGTTCGCCATGCCCCGTCTGGCCGAACATCTGACAGCGTCCGCCGTCGCACCATCAACGACGGACAATGGCGCGCAGACTTCCGCACTCGCCGGCCTGCCGGTGGCGACACCGCTTCCGGCCGGTTGCGATGTACTGCTGATCGGCGATTTCCTCGATGACCTGTCCGCCATAGAGGATCGTCTGGGACAGTTCGCCGCCATGGGCGCGCGCTGTCATCTGGTGCACATCCTTGACCCGGCTGAAGAGTTGCTGCCGTTCAGCGGGCGGACGCGGTTTCAGGGCCTGGAGAATGAGGGCGCCTTGCTGGTCGGCCGGGCCGAATCTCTGCAGGAGCCTTATCGCCGCACCATGGCGGCGCGCATGGACAGCCTTGTGGCCATGGCCCGCCACCATGGCTGGACCTACACCCGCCACCGCACCGACCATCGTCCGGAACCGGCATTGCTTGCGCTGAGCATGGCGCTGGCAGGCGACTGA
- the petA gene encoding ubiquinol-cytochrome c reductase iron-sulfur subunit, producing MAHSESVADTAGHGDDGHGDGTRRDFLYLTTLAVGAVGAAAVVWPLVQQMNPAADVLALSSTEVDLSLLVAGQAITVKWRGKPVFIRYRTEAEIAAAQSVDLDALPDPQSDADRVQRAQWLVMVGVCTHLGCVPLGQKQTDPKGDFGGWFCPCHGSHYDTSGRIRRGPAPRNLLVPDYAFMTDTSIRIG from the coding sequence ATGGCCCATAGTGAGTCGGTGGCGGACACGGCCGGTCACGGTGATGATGGCCACGGCGACGGTACGCGGCGCGATTTCCTCTATCTGACAACTCTCGCGGTAGGCGCGGTTGGTGCGGCTGCGGTGGTCTGGCCGCTGGTTCAGCAGATGAATCCGGCAGCGGACGTTCTTGCTTTGTCGAGTACCGAGGTGGATCTGTCGCTGCTGGTCGCCGGCCAGGCGATCACCGTCAAATGGCGCGGCAAGCCGGTTTTCATTCGCTACCGCACGGAGGCGGAAATCGCCGCCGCCCAAAGCGTTGATCTGGACGCTCTGCCGGATCCGCAGTCCGACGCGGACCGTGTGCAACGGGCCCAATGGCTGGTCATGGTCGGGGTGTGCACACATCTTGGCTGTGTTCCCCTTGGCCAGAAGCAGACCGACCCCAAGGGCGATTTCGGCGGCTGGTTCTGCCCCTGTCATGGCTCACACTACGACACGTCGGGGCGCATCCGCCGCGGACCCGCGCCGCGCAATCTTCTGGTCCCGGACTATGCGTTCATGACCGACACCAGCATCAGAATCGGTTAG
- a CDS encoding MoxR family ATPase, translating into MSASDTAVDPIRTPTGGSGGNPVAEIEALAGQILRARDHIGRVIFGQEETIEQTLVALLAGGHVLIVGVPGLGKTKLVDTLGAVMGLDNRRIQCTPDLMPADILGSEVLDEDAAAARHFRFIPGPVFTQLLMADEINRASPRTQSALLQAMQEREVTVAGETHRLPRPFHVLATQNPIEQEGTYPLPEAQLDRFLLEIDIGFPDRDAERTILLATTGAEEAPPEPAMSPEDLIRAQQLLRRIPVGEQVVDAILTLVRSGRPEESDLPEVSRNVAWGPGPRASQALMLACRARALLQGRLSPSVDDVVALAGPVLRHRMALNFAARAEGITLADIVERLCARIA; encoded by the coding sequence ATGAGCGCCAGTGACACAGCCGTGGATCCGATCCGCACACCGACCGGCGGCAGTGGCGGCAATCCGGTGGCCGAGATTGAGGCCCTGGCAGGACAGATCCTGCGCGCGCGCGACCATATCGGCCGGGTGATTTTCGGTCAGGAAGAAACCATCGAGCAAACCCTGGTCGCCCTGCTGGCCGGCGGCCACGTGCTGATTGTCGGCGTTCCCGGCCTCGGTAAGACGAAGCTGGTGGACACCCTCGGCGCGGTCATGGGTCTCGACAACCGCCGCATCCAGTGTACGCCGGACCTGATGCCGGCGGATATTCTGGGCAGCGAAGTGCTGGACGAGGATGCCGCCGCCGCCCGCCATTTCCGCTTCATACCCGGACCCGTTTTTACCCAGCTTCTGATGGCGGATGAAATCAACCGGGCCAGTCCGCGCACCCAGTCCGCCCTGTTGCAAGCGATGCAGGAGCGGGAAGTGACCGTCGCCGGCGAGACCCACCGCCTGCCCCGCCCGTTTCACGTTCTCGCGACACAGAATCCGATTGAGCAGGAAGGCACTTATCCTCTGCCGGAAGCCCAGCTTGACCGGTTTCTGCTGGAGATCGACATCGGCTTTCCCGACCGTGACGCCGAACGGACCATCCTGCTGGCGACCACCGGCGCAGAAGAAGCGCCGCCCGAACCGGCCATGTCGCCGGAGGACCTTATACGAGCGCAGCAATTGCTGCGTCGCATTCCGGTCGGCGAGCAGGTGGTCGACGCCATTCTTACCCTGGTGCGGTCGGGCCGGCCCGAGGAGTCGGACCTGCCCGAGGTCAGCCGCAACGTCGCCTGGGGGCCGGGGCCGCGGGCCAGTCAGGCCCTGATGCTGGCATGCCGTGCCCGCGCCCTGCTGCAGGGCCGGCTCAGCCCGTCGGTCGACGATGTGGTGGCGCTGGCCGGGCCGGTCCTGCGCCACCGTATGGCGCTCAACTTCGCGGCCCGGGCGGAAGGAATCACCCTGGCAGACATTGTCGAGCGTCTGTGCGCCAGGATCGCCTGA
- a CDS encoding cytochrome b N-terminal domain-containing protein produces the protein MAAPQFKSSLVRWIDRRLPVFTYIHHEYHEFPMPRNLTYLWSFGALATIMLLIMLVTGIVLAMHYTANVDLAFGSVERIMREVNYGWLLRYLHSNGASMFFLVVYVHIFRGLYYGSYKEPRELLWILGVVILLLMMATAFMGYVLPWGQQSFWAATVITNLFSAIPLVGESITTWLWGGFSVDNPTLTRFFALHYVLPFVIVAVVALHVVALHVHGSNNPVGIDTRGPQDTVSFHPFFTSKDSVAVMVMLLVFAGFVFYGPNTFLHPDNYIPANPLVTPAEIVPEWYLMPFYAILRSVPDKLGGVILMFGSILVLFVVPWLDTSRVRSARFRPIYRWLFVLLLVDVLVLLWAGGNPPSGPALIISRIATFWYFFHFLILLPLVGKIERPKPLPDSIRTPVLGGGAVGRPATMDKVR, from the coding sequence ATGGCCGCACCTCAGTTCAAGTCCTCGCTCGTTCGCTGGATTGACCGTCGCCTGCCGGTCTTTACCTATATCCACCACGAGTATCACGAGTTTCCGATGCCCCGGAATCTCACCTATCTGTGGAGCTTCGGGGCGCTGGCGACGATCATGCTGTTGATCATGCTGGTCACCGGCATCGTCCTGGCGATGCACTACACGGCCAATGTGGACCTGGCCTTCGGCAGCGTTGAGCGCATCATGCGTGAGGTAAACTATGGCTGGCTGCTGCGCTATCTCCATTCCAACGGCGCCTCCATGTTCTTCCTCGTGGTCTATGTCCATATTTTCCGCGGGCTTTACTACGGGTCCTACAAGGAGCCTCGTGAGCTGCTGTGGATTCTGGGCGTCGTCATCCTGCTGCTGATGATGGCGACGGCGTTCATGGGCTATGTCCTGCCGTGGGGCCAGCAGAGTTTCTGGGCGGCGACGGTGATCACCAACCTGTTCTCCGCCATACCGCTGGTCGGCGAATCCATCACCACCTGGCTGTGGGGCGGCTTCTCGGTGGATAATCCGACCCTGACCCGATTCTTCGCCCTGCACTACGTGCTGCCGTTTGTCATCGTCGCCGTGGTGGCGCTGCATGTGGTGGCCCTGCACGTGCACGGCTCCAACAACCCGGTCGGCATTGATACGCGCGGACCACAGGACACCGTGTCCTTCCACCCGTTCTTCACCTCCAAGGACAGCGTTGCCGTGATGGTGATGTTGCTGGTCTTTGCCGGGTTTGTCTTCTACGGGCCGAACACCTTCCTGCATCCGGACAACTACATTCCGGCAAACCCGCTGGTGACACCGGCGGAGATCGTGCCCGAATGGTACCTGATGCCGTTCTACGCCATTCTGCGCTCGGTGCCGGACAAGCTGGGCGGTGTCATCCTCATGTTCGGCAGCATCCTGGTGCTGTTCGTCGTGCCGTGGCTCGACACATCGCGGGTGCGCAGCGCCCGTTTCCGGCCGATCTACCGCTGGCTCTTCGTGCTGCTGCTGGTGGATGTGCTGGTACTGCTGTGGGCGGGCGGCAACCCGCCGTCGGGCCCGGCGCTGATCATCAGCCGGATCGCCACCTTCTGGTATTTCTTCCATTTCCTGATTCTGCTGCCGCTGGTGGGCAAGATCGAGCGACCGAAGCCTCTGCCCGACAGTATCCGAACGCCGGTCCTTGGCGGCGGCGCGGTTGGTCGGCCGGCGACGATGGATAAGGTGCGATGA
- a CDS encoding CCA tRNA nucleotidyltransferase, producing MTLAPVTRIDVQPWMQDPHTLSVLAPLQGEGRAARFVGGCVRDAVIGRPVHDIDIATEWRPQEVISRLAAAGVHVVPTGIAHGTVTAVVARRPYEITTLRVDVESHGRHATVAFSDDWSGDARRRDFTMNAMYLDSDGSLYDPTDGLPDLHRGLVRFVGDARRRIDEDVLRLLRFFRFHSHYGRGAPDGQAVEACRAMVDRLPALSGERVRAELLRLLLAGDPLPALTLMADIGVFRHLPLAAEVTPATGRLFAIERAHDGPDALRRLAAIMRPQPAAVRDVASRLRLANAERERLVALTSPGGEVRQPPTDAADGRRLVFALGDHAADRIMLGWARYGEVGAPAWIDLWRLARRWKRPDLPVGGADVIARGIPSGPQVGALLAALERWWADSDFAPERDAVLVRLDALIGGGATGEAGSDPDTPQ from the coding sequence ATGACTCTCGCCCCCGTCACCCGCATTGACGTCCAGCCTTGGATGCAGGACCCCCACACCCTGTCGGTGTTGGCCCCGTTGCAGGGGGAGGGACGGGCCGCCCGATTCGTCGGCGGCTGCGTGCGTGATGCGGTCATCGGTCGGCCTGTGCACGATATTGATATCGCCACCGAATGGCGGCCGCAGGAGGTCATCTCCCGCCTTGCCGCGGCCGGTGTTCATGTGGTGCCGACCGGTATCGCCCATGGCACCGTAACGGCTGTAGTGGCGCGCCGCCCCTACGAGATCACGACCCTCAGGGTCGATGTGGAGAGCCATGGCCGGCACGCCACAGTCGCCTTCTCCGATGATTGGTCGGGTGATGCCCGGCGGCGCGACTTCACCATGAACGCCATGTACCTCGATTCAGACGGATCGCTCTATGACCCGACCGATGGCCTGCCCGACCTGCACCGGGGCCTGGTGCGGTTCGTTGGCGACGCCAGGCGGCGCATAGACGAAGACGTTCTGCGTCTGCTGCGTTTCTTCCGGTTTCACAGCCACTATGGTCGGGGGGCGCCGGACGGCCAGGCGGTGGAGGCCTGTCGCGCCATGGTCGACCGCCTGCCGGCCCTGTCGGGCGAGCGGGTGCGGGCGGAACTGCTCCGTCTGCTGCTGGCCGGCGATCCATTACCGGCGCTCACCCTGATGGCGGACATAGGCGTTTTCCGCCACCTGCCGCTGGCTGCGGAGGTGACCCCGGCTACCGGTCGCCTGTTCGCCATAGAACGGGCACATGATGGTCCGGATGCCCTGCGCCGGTTGGCGGCGATCATGCGGCCGCAGCCGGCCGCCGTGCGTGACGTCGCTTCACGCTTGCGCCTGGCCAATGCGGAGCGTGAGCGGCTGGTCGCCCTGACCAGTCCGGGGGGCGAGGTGCGGCAGCCACCGACAGATGCGGCAGATGGCCGGCGGCTGGTCTTTGCCCTGGGAGATCATGCGGCGGACCGGATCATGCTGGGTTGGGCACGTTACGGCGAGGTGGGGGCCCCTGCCTGGATCGATCTGTGGCGCCTGGCCCGCCGGTGGAAGCGACCGGATCTGCCGGTCGGCGGGGCCGATGTCATCGCCCGCGGCATTCCGTCGGGCCCGCAGGTCGGCGCTCTTCTGGCCGCGCTGGAGCGGTGGTGGGCCGATAGCGACTTTGCGCCGGAACGGGACGCCGTTCTTGTCCGTCTCGACGCTCTGATTGGCGGCGGAGCGACCGGCGAAGCCGGTTCGGACCCTGACACGCCACAGTGA
- a CDS encoding CoA pyrophosphatase gives MAKEGRIITTTGATGRIQVGAPAAADPVGADPFVRIRRCLAGPPGRPLGGPWGDSAIEASAAGGLGQRPDGDGVAGVIAAAVLVGLIARPHGVAILLTQRTATLADHAGEVCLPGGRIEAGDEDAVAAARREAWEEVGLAPDRAEIVGHLPPYLTGTGFRVVPVVAILDPPARWRPDPVEVAAVFEAPLDWVLAADSLRLQRRHIAGRERHFYSGTWQGFEIWGATAGMLLSLKAALDRPDESLLADSRA, from the coding sequence GTGGCCAAGGAAGGACGGATCATAACAACAACCGGGGCCACAGGCAGGATACAGGTTGGCGCGCCGGCCGCTGCCGATCCGGTCGGCGCCGATCCGTTTGTCCGCATCCGGCGCTGCCTGGCCGGCCCGCCGGGCCGCCCGTTGGGCGGTCCGTGGGGCGATTCCGCCATCGAAGCGTCGGCCGCCGGCGGATTGGGCCAGAGGCCGGACGGCGACGGCGTGGCCGGCGTTATTGCCGCCGCTGTCCTTGTTGGTCTGATTGCCCGCCCGCATGGTGTGGCGATCCTGTTGACCCAGCGTACGGCAACTCTGGCGGATCATGCGGGTGAGGTGTGCTTGCCTGGCGGTCGTATCGAGGCTGGCGACGAGGATGCGGTGGCGGCGGCGCGGCGCGAGGCATGGGAAGAAGTCGGTCTGGCGCCGGACCGGGCCGAGATCGTCGGTCATCTGCCGCCCTATCTTACAGGCACCGGGTTTCGGGTCGTGCCGGTCGTGGCGATTCTCGACCCGCCGGCCCGGTGGCGGCCGGACCCGGTGGAGGTGGCGGCGGTGTTCGAGGCGCCGCTGGACTGGGTGCTGGCGGCTGACTCCCTGCGGCTGCAACGGCGGCATATCGCCGGTCGTGAACGCCACTTCTACTCCGGCACATGGCAGGGATTTGAAATCTGGGGCGCTACGGCCGGCATGCTGCTGTCCCTGAAGGCGGCCCTGGATCGCCCCGACGAGTCCCTCCTCGCGGACAGCCGCGCATGA